A DNA window from Engraulis encrasicolus isolate BLACKSEA-1 chromosome 3, IST_EnEncr_1.0, whole genome shotgun sequence contains the following coding sequences:
- the LOC134444550 gene encoding uncharacterized protein LOC134444550: MTLVQVASSFCFVCLLACLLVYLQGPSDIEYLRALLQRKGRSVLADYEATGMLSLTSRKLLVKIGVSDLIERKGFYPPSADKSRLARCMVNLFPSLKIRMEDENEGFEHFYDPISHNGFIEIRLRNIRRSLQDDQRRYQRKRGRTANASGGSIILEMPEEGEEAAAEWRTMIKRMRPSQENMAIIKEGMEKTYAHRRLWITSSSPTVEEIFAEYPRFVDMPNLVSDPV, translated from the exons ATGACGCTGGTCCAAGTAGCCAGCAG tttttgttttgtgtgcttgcttgcttgtttgcttgtcTACTTACAGGGTCCTAGCGACATTGAATATCTGAGAGCTCTACTTCAGAGAAAAGGGAGAAGTGTCCTGGCAGACTACGAGGCTACTGGGATGCTGTCATTGACATCAAGAAAGCTCCTCGTGAAAATTGGTGTCAGCGATTTGATCGAGAGAAAGGGATT TTATCCACCAAGTGCTGATAAGTCCAGATTGGCCAGGTGTATGGTTAACCTTTTCCCGTCACTGAAAATCAGGATGGAAGATGAAAACGAAGGCTTT GAGCATTTTTATGACCCGATATCACATAATGGGTTCATTGAGATTCGACTTCGGAATATCAGACGGAGTCTTCAAGATGATCAACGCCGGTATCAGCGCAAGCGTGGTCGGACTGCTAATGCATCTGGAGGATCCATAATTTTGGAGATGCCTGAAGAAGGGGAGGAGGCGGCGGCTGAATGGAGAACTATGATAAAAAGAATGCGACCATCGCAAGAAAACATGGCTATCATAAAAGAGGGTATGGAGAAGACGTATGCCCACAGAAGACTGTGGATAACTTCAAGTTCGCCAACAGTGGAGGAGATTTTTGCGGAGTATCCACGTTTTGTGGATATGCCAAACTTA GTTTCCGACCCTGTATAG